The sequence ACACTGGGGTATGTAATGGGGGCAAAAATTGGGGTATAAATCATAGAAGAAATGGGGGAACATTAAGGTATACAATAGGAAGCAGAGGTGTGAGGTGGATATAAAGGAATGTCGTTAAGGTAAACTAATGATAGGTCACTTACACGCTGGGCCCAGGTTAGCTTGAAATAGGGAAATAGGGAGTATTAGGATGCATACATGGAGATGGGGACATGGTATATAACATGAAAATTGGGGAGCAAATAAAACATataatggggaaaaaataaattggGGCACGAGGGTATACATAATTGGCAGAGAAGGGAGAAATGGGGTCTCTTGAAACTAATGACAGGGATGGGAATAATGGGGGAATGGGTAAATCTTAAATAAGAAATGGCATAAAGATATCTCAGTGGCACAGCTATGGTTTTTTTTGGATTGAGAGGAACGGATTGCAtagaaaagaaagacaaaaatgaCATGGACAGAAAAATGGAAGATGCGAaggcgaaacacacacacacacacacacacacacacacacacacacacacacacacatacacacacacaacacacagaaaacgagaaaCATACTTAAGACGAGAGACACGGAAGACGGGAAGCATAGAAAACGAGAAGCGGTAGACGAGAAAACACAGAAAACGAGAGACGCGCGTATGTAAGACGGGACACGCATAGAAAACGAGAAGCAGACATGAAAGATGGGAAGCGGACGGAAAGATAAACAGGCAGAAAAGACGAGTTAGCAGCCACGCAAGAGATACACGGGAAGCAAACATGTcgaaagagaaaatgggatgtcGGGGAAGGAAGAGATGGCTACTATGGGAGGAGCAGAACACGGGGGGGAGGAGAAACCTGCCAGGCTAACAAATGACACGTAAGAGATTACTGGaataacagggagggagggagagggagggagggagagggagggagagggagggagggagagggagggagggagaaggagggagggagaggagacagtGTGGGGGAGAGCAGGGATTATTGGAACAAGGAGTAAAGAGGATTGAGAAACTTgctatgggagggagggagggaaaagggattGATGGCGGGAGTTCACaaaacatgggagagagagagagagagagagagagagagagagagagagagagagagagagagagagagagagagagagagagagaggtcacgggACTGGCAATGTGACCACCCTTGCCTTAATGACCTGGTCTGTGTGGGAGATGGTTTtcctcagcaggtgtgtgtgtgtgtgtgtgtgtgtgtgtgtgtgtgtgtgtgtgtgtgtgtgtgtggagatgctTCTTCctagcaggtgtgtgggagatagttctcaacagatgtgtgtgtgtgggggggtgagagatgggaggaggaggtggtgggggtggggaaatTCCAAGTCCTGTGTTAACTTGGTTGGGTGTAACACAATTGGACCACAGAAAATAATGCATAGTGTGAGAGACAGTGGAGTATAGAGGTTGtgagtatgttgtgtgtgtgtgagagataatGTAAGAGACAGTGGAGtatagaggttgtgtgtgtgagagataatGTAAGAGACAGTGGAGtatagaggttgtgtgtgtgtgagaactagTGTAAGAGACAGTGGAGTTCAGAGGTtgtcagtgtgttgtgtgtgtgagagatagtgTAAGAGACAGTGGACttcagaggttgtgtgtgtgtgagacagtgtaAGAGACATTGGAGTTcagaggttgtgtgttgtgtgtgtgtgagagatggtgtAAGAGACAGTGGAGTTcagaggttgtgtgttgtgtgtgtgtgtgagacagtgtaAGAGACAGTGGAGTGCAGAGGTTGtgagtatgtagtgtgtgtgagacagtgtaAGAGACAGTGGAGTTcagaggttgtaagtgtgttgtgtgtgtgtgtgagagacagtggAGTTCAGaggttgagtgtgttgtgtgtgtgtgtgagatagtgtAAGAGACAGTGGGGTTcggaggttgtgagtgtgttgtgtatgtgtgtgtgtgagatagtatAAGAGACAGTGGAGTTCgaagtgttgtgtatgtgtgtgtgtggtagtataaGAGACAGTGTAGTTCAGaggttgtaagtgtgtatgtgtgtgtgtgagagagagagagagagtgaggatagGGTGGAGATGcttaagtgtgtgagagagagagtgagggtagggtggagatgcttaagtgtgtgagagagagagtgaggatagGGTGGAGATGCttaagtgtgagagagagtgaggataGGGCGGAGATGcttaagtgtgtgagagagagtgaggataGGGTGGAGATGcttaagtgtgtgagagagagagtgaggatagGGTGGAGATGcttaagtgtgagagagagagtgaggacagGGTGGAGATGcttaagtgtgtgagagagggtggagatgcttaagtgtgtgtgtgtgtgtgtgtgtgtgagagagagagagagagagtgtgagggtagggtggagatgcttaagtgtgtgagagagagagtgaggatagGGTGGAGATGcttaagtgtgtgagagagagtgaggacaGGGTGGAGATGcttaagtgtgtgagagagagtgaggacaGGGTGGAGATGcttaagtgtgtgagagagagagtgagggtagGGTGGAGATGCTTAAGCCACTGACTGCGAAGCAAGAGACATAAAACGAACATCGAGTTGATATTTACGTTCAGGTGCATAAAAGGATATGGTAGGTTGGACTCCATCGTAGTGAGGATCCGCTGGCGAGCAGTCTGAGGCGCGGTCATGGTCGGCGCCGTGCAGGAAGCGTGAGAAGGAGTCCGGCGATGAAGCTGCTAGGAGCGCTGGATGTAGgagcgggtgtgggtgtgggggcggTGGACCCGCCGGGGACTCTTCCCTCCGTCCTTCTGATGGGGACGACGCCCTGTGGCCGCCGTAGTAGTTGGGGTAGAGTAAACTGGTGTCGTGTAGCGAGGGGTTGGGTATGGCGACGGAGGTGGGGAGCGAGACGGGGAGGAGAggcgggggttgggggaaggaggcggggcggtggtgcgggtggtgggtgacgggtggaggtggaggggaactgCGAGGCGACGACTGGCCACCCATGCCAGGCAACGGACCGTATCGGGGGAAGTCCTCCAGCAGGCGGCTCACCGTGCGAGGCGCTAGGCGGGCGTCCGTCACCTTGTGGCGCTTCTTCTTGGGCGTGACGACGAGCGGGATGGCCTCGTCTTGCTCCGGCTCCATCCCTCCGCCGTAGGGCGAGGTCTGCCCGCTCGGGATCATGCCGGTCatgggaggcaggttgctgggGAAGAAGCCGTGTGGTGGTTTGTACAGAGGCGGCCGTAAGTGCGAGATATTAAGGTTGTTCAAGTTGTTCTCTGAGCCTGGGTAGGGCGAGAGGTTGAGGGGTCCGTGAGGGGCGGGCATGCCATTCAGTCTGGGCATGTTGGGAGGCCCCCGGTCCAGCATCTTGTGGGAGCGAGGGGAACGGGACCGCTCCATCAGCTGCGAGGCAATGTCCCGGTTCAGCTGTTCCACCGCCACCTCCGCCTGCTTGCTGAGCAGCTTCCTCTGTTGCACATACTTGTTGACGATAGAGTCGATGATGACGGCCAAGGAGGTGGTAATTTCCGTCTTCAGGACGTCCGCCAACCCTTCCAAGTCCGTCACTTGTGACCCTAGACTCAAGTTCCTAAGCAGCTGCAGCTTCTCCGTCAGGTCTGTGTTCTTTATGTCGTTTTCCCTCTGCATCCGCGCCTCTTGGTTACGGATTAACCGCTGGGCGTAATCCAGGAGGTAGGAAGAGGCGTCGTTGGAGtcgttggaggaggtggaggtggggggcttGGGCGTGGGGGGTCGCTGTGGCTCTGGAGATCGACGCCTAACACTCAGGTCAATCtgtagacctccctcctcacctgcctcAGGAACCCGTGGCTCGCCCTGCTCCTCGTCTTCGACTCGTCTGGTTTTGTTATCGGGCTCGGCCGCGGCTTCGCCTTCTTCAGTCTGTGAGTCGTAGTTGGTTCGCGCGTCGTGCTGCTGGGGAAGGTAGAGCTTCCGCTTCTTGCACCCGTTGACGGTCGTGTTCGGGGTGGGCGAAGAGCGGATGACGCTCACGATGTTCTCCAAACGTTTTCTGGGTTCTGGGGAGTCGGTGCGCGGGCTGCTCTGACTCAGGGTCTCCTCGACCTCAGATTCACACCGTGCGTCCTCCGCTGACACACTCTCATCCCTCACCGTGTTGGCCTCCTCGTTGTTGGCCTCCACAGAGTCCGTCGCCCCCTTATAactattgttattgttgtgtaAGGAGCGGGCGGCCTCAATTTCCTCCATGGTAAGAAGGTCCCTTTTACGGCCCTGTAGAATTTCACGTAACAGTACGTTATCTGGCTCCGGCCCACGAATCACTGAGTTCACTCCATCAGCACTATGCACGTTCGAGGTTGTCACTTTGTCCAATACACCCATGTTTGACACTGTGTCTTCTGGCGGGCAGGGCGCCACAGGTTTGGTGTGGGCGCCAAACAACTCACTTAGCATACCTCGCGAACCCACCGTGGGTGGAGGGTTGAAATAGTTCACAAACGGTAGTCCACAAAAGGATTGACTTGCACTGAAGAGGTTAGGAGCACTTCCCGGCCTGACTGCATTAACACTAACACCACACAAGTTGGGTAAACTACTGAAGGCCGAGTAAGAGTTCCTTGGCTCTCCGGCGTCTACTCTTGTTCTGATCCGTTTCGGTTTCTTCGACAGCTTTTCTCCTAGCATGAAGCAATCGCTTTCTTCGTCGTGAGCCATTGCGGTAGGGAGCGCGCCGATTGGTGGAGGATGCATCGAGGGTGGAGCGAGAGGTAGAGGCGGCCAATACGGTGGCGCTACGTCACGAGGCCCGATTCTTAAGCCACCAACCAGGCTGCTTGGCTCATCCGGTGCGcctgtaagggtaagaaagacgtaCGTGAGTATGTTGAGGATGCGCAATGGCAACTTCTTGtggtttattatatattataatatataattatgttAAGTATGTTAATTAcataataatagaaaatgtaaTATTAAAGTATATGAGCATGAGTAAAATGATCAGGGAGTCGAAATGACACAGAAAAAGGTGCCGACTCCGGACGTGGAATCATCTAAATAGCGGCCGCTGGCACATTACCCGCGTTACAATCGCACCCCCGTCATATGAGGACGCTCCCTCTAGCCCTTTGCAGAATCACCAATGAGGCTCATGAGAAAACAACTCCTGCTAACTTATCCAATTATATGAAATAAACTCACTCTTGTACAGCATACACCAGTTACTCCAGACGACGCCTTCATAATTCATTATATACTCTTGTATATACCGTAAGTACACCGAGACATCGTAATTATCGCTATAATGGGATTAATTCCACATAATAAGAATACAGATGCTATACAAACATCACCTATTCTTAATGCCAAGACTTACGTGAACCTATATGGCCGTAGGAgggaaatatgagagagaatagATACACAAGAGAAAGTAGATTGTATAATACCCTACACGTAGATGTAGACTCGGGTCGCGCGCCGCCTACGCCCTCACAAATCGACAATaatgacaagaagaagaagaagtctcCGAGCCAGAAGTGGACAGCAGCGTGCAAATCGGAGTCTGGATCACTTTATATTTTATAAGGATgttacacctgcaccaccaccactaccacagcgcCAGCAGCGGTGGTGGCGAAGGTATAACCGAGGGCTTCACGGCCGGTGgtggtctgaggaggaggaggaggaggaggaagggcttgGCTTGGACGGTCAGGGATGGAGGCTTACGCAGATGACCGCTAACCttagcgtagtgtgtgtgtgtgtgtgtgtgtgtgagggtggtggtgcttgcagaaagagaggggggtgaggggagagagagagagagagagagagagagagagagagagagagagagagagagagagagagagagagacagagagagatcaggtgagtgagagaggggaaaaaaaaagaggaagggggacgtgtggtggtgtgtgtgtgtgtgtctccggaagagcaatatatatatatatatatatatatatatatatatatatatatatatatatatatatatatatatatatatatatatataatctttttttgagTAGCAATTATTATGAGAgtaactcacacatacacatgtacgtacgttTCGCGCgggcgcactctctctctctctctctctctctctctctctcctctcacacacacacacacacacacacacacaatcattcacCCACTCCCGGGCAAAAATGCCATCACTTCATGACACGTGGTGTGgctgggggtggagagagagagagagagagagagagagagagagagagagagagagagagagagagagagagagagagagagagagagagagagaggagagtgatgggagaggagattggtgatgggagaggagagtgatgggaCAGGaaagtggtgatgggagaggggaatgaggtgatgggagagggaatCAAGACTTGGAGGATGACGTGAGacacatggaggaggagaggggatggggtgaggggaggtggtgaagggaagaaaggtgatggggaggaggtgtcagggatggaggaggaagggcgagggaggaagactcagcgggaggaggaggagggagaggactaaagggagggggaaggagacgggggagggggaagattacggggaggaggaggaggaggagggggaagactaaggggaaggggaggaggaggaccgggaagactaaggggagggggaggaggaggggaagactaaggggaaggggagggggaggaggaggaggaggaggaggaagaataaggggaaggggagaaggaggaggggaagactaaggagaaggggaggaggaggggaagactaaggggaagggaggggaaggggaggggagggaggaggagagggggaagaggaggaggagggggaagactgagggtaggaggaggggaagactgagggggaggaggaggaggaggggaagactgaggggaggaggaggagggggaagactgaggggaggaggaggaggggaatactgagggggaggaggaggaggaggaggaagactgaggggaggaggaggagggggaatactgaggggagggggaagactgaggggaggaggaggagggggagactaaggggagggggaggaggaagaccaaggggaggaggaggaggaggaggaagaccaaggggagggggaagaggaagaccgagggggaggaggaggaggaggaggaggaggaagaccgagggtgaggaggaggaggaggaagaccgagggggaggaggaggaagaccgagggggaggaggaggaggaggaagaccgagggggaggaggaggaggaagaccgagggggaggaggag is a genomic window of Panulirus ornatus isolate Po-2019 chromosome 72, ASM3632096v1, whole genome shotgun sequence containing:
- the pros gene encoding homeobox protein prospero isoform X1 → MNHHLAPGQDAMVPSRYHDPLAWCQAPRRHTVYKGVQRCFPRPFMDNLRPLQFRAPDEPSSLVGGLRIGPRDVAPPYWPPLPLAPPSMHPPPIGALPTAMAHDEESDCFMLGEKLSKKPKRIRTRVDAGEPRNSYSAFSSLPNLCGVSVNAVRPGSAPNLFSASQSFCGLPFVNYFNPPPTVGSRGMLSELFGAHTKPVAPCPPEDTVSNMGVLDKVTTSNVHSADGVNSVIRGPEPDNVLLREILQGRKRDLLTMEEIEAARSLHNNNNSYKGATDSVEANNEEANTVRDESVSAEDARCESEVEETLSQSSPRTDSPEPRKRLENIVSVIRSSPTPNTTVNGCKKRKLYLPQQHDARTNYDSQTEEGEAAAEPDNKTRRVEDEEQGEPRVPEAGEEGGLQIDLSVRRRSPEPQRPPTPKPPTSTSSNDSNDASSYLLDYAQRLIRNQEARMQRENDIKNTDLTEKLQLLRNLSLGSQVTDLEGLADVLKTEITTSLAVIIDSIVNKYVQQRKLLSKQAEVAVEQLNRDIASQLMERSRSPRSHKMLDRGPPNMPRLNGMPAPHGPLNLSPYPGSENNLNNLNISHLRPPLYKPPHGFFPSNLPPMTGMIPSGQTSPYGGGMEPEQDEAIPLVVTPKKKRHKVTDARLAPRTVSRLLEDFPRYGPLPGMGGQSSPRSSPPPPPVTHHPHHRPASFPQPPPLLPVSLPTSVAIPNPSLHDTSLLYPNYYGGHRASSPSEGRREESPAGPPPPHPHPLLHPALLAASSPDSFSRFLHGADHDRASDCSPADPHYDGVQPTISFYAPEPNLGPACVGRRREMCGRERWAWTEGGAISFRSGQRVELSLVGVDETGAISSHSSTLTPMHLRKAKLMFFYVRYPSSSVLKTYFPDIKFNKNNTAQLVKWFSNFREFYYIQMEKYARQYLSEGVKSTDDILVNMDAEIIRALNLHYNRNNHLEIPEHFKYVVEQTLKEFFKAIQEQKDQEQSWKKAIYKVIARLDEQVPEYFKSPTFLEQLE
- the pros gene encoding homeobox protein prospero isoform X3; translation: MNHHLAPGQGVQRCFPRPFMDNLRPLQFRAPDEPSSLVGGLRIGPRDVAPPYWPPLPLAPPSMHPPPIGALPTAMAHDEESDCFMLGEKLSKKPKRIRTRVDAGEPRNSYSAFSSLPNLCGVSVNAVRPGSAPNLFSASQSFCGLPFVNYFNPPPTVGSRGMLSELFGAHTKPVAPCPPEDTVSNMGVLDKVTTSNVHSADGVNSVIRGPEPDNVLLREILQGRKRDLLTMEEIEAARSLHNNNNSYKGATDSVEANNEEANTVRDESVSAEDARCESEVEETLSQSSPRTDSPEPRKRLENIVSVIRSSPTPNTTVNGCKKRKLYLPQQHDARTNYDSQTEEGEAAAEPDNKTRRVEDEEQGEPRVPEAGEEGGLQIDLSVRRRSPEPQRPPTPKPPTSTSSNDSNDASSYLLDYAQRLIRNQEARMQRENDIKNTDLTEKLQLLRNLSLGSQVTDLEGLADVLKTEITTSLAVIIDSIVNKYVQQRKLLSKQAEVAVEQLNRDIASQLMERSRSPRSHKMLDRGPPNMPRLNGMPAPHGPLNLSPYPGSENNLNNLNISHLRPPLYKPPHGFFPSNLPPMTGMIPSGQTSPYGGGMEPEQDEAIPLVVTPKKKRHKVTDARLAPRTVSRLLEDFPRYGPLPGMGGQSSPRSSPPPPPVTHHPHHRPASFPQPPPLLPVSLPTSVAIPNPSLHDTSLLYPNYYGGHRASSPSEGRREESPAGPPPPHPHPLLHPALLAASSPDSFSRFLHGADHDRASDCSPADPHYDGVQPTISFYAPEPNLGPACVGRRREMCGRERWAWTEGGAISFRSGQRVELSLVGVDETGAISSHSSTLTPMHLRKAKLMFFYVRYPSSSVLKTYFPDIKFNKNNTAQLVKWFSNFREFYYIQMEKYARQYLSEGVKSTDDILVNMDAEIIRALNLHYNRNNHLEIPEHFKYVVEQTLKEFFKAIQEQKDQEQSWKKAIYKVIARLDEQVPEYFKSPTFLEQLE
- the pros gene encoding homeobox protein prospero isoform X4; translated protein: MNHHLAPGQDAMVPSRYHDPLAWCQAPRRHTVYKGVQRCFPRPFMDNLRPLQFRAPDEPSSLVGGLRIGPRDVAPPYWPPLPLAPPSMHPPPIGALPTAMAHDEESDCFMLGEKLSKKPKRIRTRVDAGEPRNSYSAFSSLPNLCGVSVNAVRPGSAPNLFSASQSFCGLPFVNYFNPPPTVGSRGMLSELFGAHTKPVAPCPPEDTVSNMGVLDKVTTSNVHSADGVNSVIRGPEPDNVLLREILQGRKRDLLTMEEIEAARSLHNNNNSYKGATDSVEANNEEANTVRDESVSAEDARCESEVEETLSQSSPRTDSPEPRKRLENIVSVIRSSPTPNTTVNGCKKRKLYLPQQHDARTNYDSQTEEGEAAAEPDNKTRRVEDEEQGEPRVPEAGEEGGLQIDLSVRRRSPEPQRPPTPKPPTSTSSNDSNDASSYLLDYAQRLIRNQEARMQRENDIKNTDLTEKLQLLRNLSLGSQVTDLEGLADVLKTEITTSLAVIIDSIVNKYVQQRKLLSKQAEVAVEQLNRDIASQLMERSRSPRSHKMLDRGPPNMPRLNGMPAPHGPLNLSPYPGSENNLNNLNISHLRPPLYKPPHGFFPSNLPPMTGMIPSGQTSPYGGGMEPEQDEAIPLVVTPKKKRHKVTDARLAPRTVSRLLEDFPRYGPLPGMGGQSSPRSSPPPPPVTHHPHHRPASFPQPPPLLPVSLPTSVAIPNPSLHDTSLLYPNYYGGHRASSPSEGRREESPAGPPPPHPHPLLHPALLAASSPDSFSRFLHGADHDRASDCSPADPHYDGVQPTISFYAPEPNLGPASHSSTLTPMHLRKAKLMFFYVRYPSSSVLKTYFPDIKFNKNNTAQLVKWFSNFREFYYIQMEKYARQYLSEGVKSTDDILVNMDAEIIRALNLHYNRNNHLEIPEHFKYVVEQTLKEFFKAIQEQKDQEQSWKKAIYKVIARLDEQVPEYFKSPTFLEQLE
- the pros gene encoding homeobox protein prospero isoform X5, translating into MNHHLAPGQDAMVPSRYHDPLAWCQAPRRHTVYKGVQRCFPRPFMDNLRPLQFRAPDEPSSLVGGLRIGPRDVAPPYWPPLPLAPPSMHPPPIGALPTAMAHDEESDCFMLGEKLSKKPKRIRTRVDAGEPRNSYSAFSSLPNLCGVSVNAVRPGSAPNLFSASQSFCGLPFVNYFNPPPTVGSRGMLSELFGAHTKPVAPCPPEDTVSNMGVLDKVTTSNVHSADGVNSVIRGPEPDNVLLREILQGRKRDLLTMEEIEAARSLHNNNNSYKGATDSVEANNEEANTVRDESVSAEDARCESEVEETLSQSSPRTDSPEPRKRLENIVSVIRSSPTPNTTVNGCKKRKLYLPQQHDARTNYDSQTEEGEAAAEPDNKTRRVEDEEQGEPRVPEAGEEGGLQIDLSVRRRSPEPQRPPTPKPPTSTSSNDSNDASSYLLDYAQRLIRNQEARMQRENDIKNTDLTEKLQLLRNLSLGSQVTDLEGLADVLKTEITTSLAVIIDSIVNKYVQQRKLLSKQAEVAVEQLNRDIASQLMERSRSPRSHKMLDRGPPNMPRLNGMPAPHGPLNLSPYPGSENNLNNLNISHLRPPLYKPPHGFFPSNLPPMTGMIPSGQTSPYGGGMEPEQDEAIPLVVTPKKKRHKVTDARLAPRTVSRLLEDFPRYGPLPGMGGQSSPRSSPPPPPVTHHPHHRPASFPQPPPLLPVSLPTSVAIPNPSLHDTSLLYPNYYGGHRASSPSEGRREESPAGPPPPHPHPLLHPALLAASSPDSFSRFLHGADHDRASDCSPADPHYDGVQPTISFYAPEPHSSTLTPMHLRKAKLMFFYVRYPSSSVLKTYFPDIKFNKNNTAQLVKWFSNFREFYYIQMEKYARQYLSEGVKSTDDILVNMDAEIIRALNLHYNRNNHLEIPEHFKYVVEQTLKEFFKAIQEQKDQEQSWKKAIYKVIARLDEQVPEYFKSPTFLEQLE
- the pros gene encoding homeobox protein prospero isoform X2, which encodes MNHHLAPGQDAMVPSRYHDPLAWCQAPRRHTVYKGVQRCFPRPFMDNLRPLQFRAPDEPSSLVGGLRIGPRDVAPPYWPPLPLAPPSMHPPPIGALPTAMAHDEESDCFMLGEKLSKKPKRIRTRVDAGEPRNSYSAFSSLPNLCGVSVNAVRPGSAPNLFSASQSFCGLPFVNYFNPPPTVGSRGMLSELFGAHTKPVAPCPPEDTVSNMGVLDKVTTSNVHSADGVNSVIRGPEPDNVLLREILQGRKRDLLTMEEIEAARSLHNNNNSYKGATDSVEANNEEANTVRDESVSAEDARCESEVEETLSQSSPRTDSPEPRKRLENIVSVIRSSPTPNTTVNGCKKRKLYLPQQHDARTNYDSQTEEGEAAAEPDNKTRRVEDEEQGEPRVPEAGEEGGLQIDLSVRRRSPEPQRPPTPKPPTSTSSNDSNDASSYLLDYAQRLIRNQEARMQRENDIKNTDLTEKLQLLRNLSLGSQVTDLEGLADVLKTEITTSLAVIIDSIVNKYVQQRKLLSKQAEVAVEQLNRDIASQLMERSRSPRSHKMLDRGPPNMPRLNGMPAPHGPLNLSPYPGSENNLNNLNISHLRPPLYKPPHGFFPSNLPPMTGMIPSGQTSPYGGGMEPEQDEAIPLVVTPKKKRHKVTDARLAPRTVSRLLEDFPRYGPLPGMGGQSSPRSSPPPPPVTHHPHHRPASFPQPPPLLPVSLPTSVAIPNPSLHDTSLLYPNYYGGHRASSPSEGRREESPAGPPPPHPHPLLHPALLAASSPDSFSRFLHGADHDRASDCSPADPHYDGVQPTISFYAPERVGRRREMCGRERWAWTEGGAISFRSGQRVELSLVGVDETGAISSHSSTLTPMHLRKAKLMFFYVRYPSSSVLKTYFPDIKFNKNNTAQLVKWFSNFREFYYIQMEKYARQYLSEGVKSTDDILVNMDAEIIRALNLHYNRNNHLEIPEHFKYVVEQTLKEFFKAIQEQKDQEQSWKKAIYKVIARLDEQVPEYFKSPTFLEQLE
- the pros gene encoding homeobox protein prospero isoform X6 encodes the protein MNHHLAPGQDAMVPSRYHDPLAWCQAPRRHTVYKGVQRCFPRPFMDNLRPLQFRAPDEPSSLVGGLRIGPRDVAPPYWPPLPLAPPSMHPPPIGALPTAMAHDEESDCFMLGEKLSKKPKRIRTRVDAGEPRNSYSAFSSLPNLCGVSVNAVRPGSAPNLFSASQSFCGLPFVNYFNPPPTVGSRGMLSELFGAHTKPVAPCPPEDTVSNMGVLDKVTTSNVHSADGVNSVIRGPEPDNVLLREILQGRKRDLLTMEEIEAARSLHNNNNSYKGATDSVEANNEEANTVRDESVSAEDARCESEVEETLSQSSPRTDSPEPRKRLENIVSVIRSSPTPNTTVNGCKKRKLYLPQQHDARTNYDSQTEEGEAAAEPDNKTRRVEDEEQGEPRVPEAGEEGGLQIDLSVRRRSPEPQRPPTPKPPTSTSSNDSNDASSYLLDYAQRLIRNQEARMQRENDIKNTDLTEKLQLLRNLSLGSQVTDLEGLADVLKTEITTSLAVIIDSIVNKYVQQRKLLSKQAEVAVEQLNRDIASQLMERSRSPRSHKMLDRGPPNMPRLNGMPAPHGPLNLSPYPGSENNLNNLNISHLRPPLYKPPHGFFPSNLPPMTGMIPSGQTSPYGGGMEPEQDEAIPLVVTPKKKRHKVTDARLAPRTVSRLLEDFPRYGPLPGMGGQSSPRSSPPPPPVTHHPHHRPASFPQPPPLLPVSLPTSVAIPNPSLHDTSLLYPNYYGGHRASSPSEGRREESPAGPPPPHPHPLLHPALLAASSPDSFSRFLHGADHDRASDCSPADPHYDGVQPTSSTLTPMHLRKAKLMFFYVRYPSSSVLKTYFPDIKFNKNNTAQLVKWFSNFREFYYIQMEKYARQYLSEGVKSTDDILVNMDAEIIRALNLHYNRNNHLEIPEHFKYVVEQTLKEFFKAIQEQKDQEQSWKKAIYKVIARLDEQVPEYFKSPTFLEQLE